CGTCTCAGGAACTCCCACAGGCTCGAGAGCGCCCTCGAGAGAGATGTCGTCGATGTACCAGCCGCGCTCCCGGGTGTTGCTGTCGCTGCCGAAGCAGAAGCGAACCTTGATGGCGCTTCCCGCATACGCGCCGAGATCGATGATCGCTTCCCGCCAGCTCGCGGCGATGCCCGGATATCCTTGCTGTCCCGCCAGGGGATTGCAGCTCCCGGCGAGCGCGCCGGGATAGCCGCCCACCGGCGTGACGACCGTCCAGATCGAGCCGCCGTCGGTGGAGACTTGAACATTTCCGCCGTCGTAGCCGGCCTCGGTCCTGTACCAGTGCCAGAAGTGGAGTCTCGCCGTATCGTAGAAGCGCAGATCGAGGAGAGGCAGATCCAGGCGGTAGTCGGCGCAGTTGTCGTAGTTCGCCCCCAGCCGCGTGCCCCAGACCTTGGTTCCCGAGTGGGCGCCGGCCTGCGTGTCTACGCCCCAAGCCCAGCCGGCGTTCGCCGTGAGTCCCTCGCTCGAGTCCTCGAAGGTCCAGACCGGCTTCAGAGTGAAGTTCACGCCCGCGATCTCCTGCCCGCTGGCGATGTTCACGGTCGTGACGGCCGGCATGAATCCCTCATGGTTGGCGGACACCGGCACGACTCCCGGATAGACCGGCTCGAGGACGTAACCGCCCGTTGCCTCCGCGACAGCGTATGCCGCCTGCCCCCCGGCGAAGACGCGCGACCCGCTCGGATCCCCGCCTCCCTGAAGGCTCACGACGCCGAGAATCCTCCCCCCCGCGACCGGGTCGAGGAGGACGGTGACCGGGGTCGCCTGGCCGCCGGCGATCGTGACCGCCACTTCCTCGGTCGCGTAGCCGACCGCGCTGGCCCGCAGCGTGTAGGTTCCCGGGAGCAGATCGGGCAGGAGAAAGCTCCCATCGATTGTCGAGAGGCCCGGCTCGTACTGTGTCCCCACGATCTCGATCTCGACGCCCGAGTCGTCGCCCGAGTCGGTCTTGTCGGCATGGCCGTCGACAGAGCCGAGGGAGCCGGTCAGGACCGCGAGCTGCGCGCCGCTCACCGTCACGGCGACGGTCATCCTCCGCTGCTGGTTGGGAACGATGTTGGAGACGACGTCGCAGGTCTGGTGGTAGCAGGGATAGTCCTCCCAGTCGTAATCGATCGCGAGGAGGGCCGGGAATCCGTGATTGTTGAAGGGGACGTGGTCGCTTCCCCATCCGGTGCTCGGGTAGCGGTAGACCGACATGTCCGTGTAGGCGTTCGCCACGCTCTCGAGCGTGTTCATGAGCGCGACGGAGCCCGGATTGCTGGGGAACCCCTCGATCCAGAGGTCGGGGGCGCCGGCCGTGTCGTAGCCGATCATGTCCATGTTGAGCACGCCCCGCAAATCCCAGTTCTGGGCATCGGCGATCGCCGCGAGGTGCTCGGCGCCGATCAGGCCCTGCTCCTCCGCCGTGAAGCAGACGAAATAGACCGTCGACTCGGTCGTGAGCGGAGCCAGCAATCGGGCGGCCTCGAGGACCCCGACGGATCCGCTCCCGTTGTCTTCCGCCCCGGGGGCGTTCGTCGAAGGCTGGGGAGAGGTCGAGTCGAGATGCCCGCAGATCATGTAGATCCGATTCGGATAGACGGAGCCGGTCTT
Above is a genomic segment from Candidatus Eisenbacteria bacterium containing:
- a CDS encoding M28 family peptidase — protein: MLRTPWHCIALIGLLALAPLDAPSARQAIPPPDDGRAARIVDADMKGLGIEPGSGRIFEIDRRSHPALNRGWEAMLAGALDDPALADLPDLRAMRILHREADWVLVWLREDDERALRQEGVRLNPPRPRPVEPRAFPLEKDALAPSLTLLQSLAAAVNIDRMMLHLDAIAKQIQTRYYNTTGMQSATQYVLDRFNEYGLDNAYFDTFTYNGYSIRNVVGVKTGSVYPNRIYMICGHLDSTSPQPSTNAPGAEDNGSGSVGVLEAARLLAPLTTESTVYFVCFTAEEQGLIGAEHLAAIADAQNWDLRGVLNMDMIGYDTAGAPDLWIEGFPSNPGSVALMNTLESVANAYTDMSVYRYPSTGWGSDHVPFNNHGFPALLAIDYDWEDYPCYHQTCDVVSNIVPNQQRRMTVAVTVSGAQLAVLTGSLGSVDGHADKTDSGDDSGVEIEIVGTQYEPGLSTIDGSFLLPDLLPGTYTLRASAVGYATEEVAVTIAGGQATPVTVLLDPVAGGRILGVVSLQGGGDPSGSRVFAGGQAAYAVAEATGGYVLEPVYPGVVPVSANHEGFMPAVTTVNIASGQEIAGVNFTLKPVWTFEDSSEGLTANAGWAWGVDTQAGAHSGTKVWGTRLGANYDNCADYRLDLPLLDLRFYDTARLHFWHWYRTEAGYDGGNVQVSTDGGSIWTVVTPVGGYPGALAGSCNPLAGQQGYPGIAASWREAIIDLGAYAGSAIKVRFCFGSDSNTRERGWYIDDISLEGALEPVGVPET